The proteins below are encoded in one region of Amycolatopsis acidiphila:
- a CDS encoding MarR family transcriptional regulator: MTTHASTDAARRRRRLATGIKDALRELNLQLSLLDHRVGAHAKLKDVDLDCFDIISRHGPLGPSALGRRAGLHPATITGILDRLERDGWVVRERDPEDRRAVVVRALRDRNAELFRLYGGMNRSMDDLIAGYSDADLELLAGFLRRVTEAGERATSELSSGPE; the protein is encoded by the coding sequence ATGACGACGCACGCTTCGACCGACGCGGCCCGCAGGCGCAGGCGGCTCGCGACCGGGATCAAGGACGCGTTGCGGGAGCTGAACCTGCAGTTGTCGCTGCTCGATCACCGGGTCGGCGCGCACGCGAAGCTGAAGGACGTCGACCTGGACTGCTTCGACATCATTTCGCGCCACGGCCCGCTCGGCCCGAGCGCCCTGGGCCGCCGCGCGGGTCTGCACCCGGCGACGATCACCGGAATCCTGGACCGGCTGGAGCGGGACGGCTGGGTCGTGCGGGAGCGGGACCCGGAGGACCGGCGCGCGGTGGTGGTGCGGGCGCTGCGGGACCGGAACGCGGAGCTGTTCCGGCTGTACGGCGGGATGAACCGCTCGATGGATGACCTGATCGCCGGCTACAGCGATGCCGATCTGGAGCTACTGGCGGGTTTCCTGAGGAGGGTCACCGAGGCCGGCGAACGAGCGACGAGCGAGTTGAGCAGCGGGCCGGAGTAG
- a CDS encoding alpha/beta fold hydrolase: MGEMLRVNGVELCAETFGEPRDPAILLIGGGGAAMDWWEKDFCDRLTEGMRFVIRYDSRDTGQSVHYPPGAPGYGFPDLVADALGVLDALGVARAHVIGISMGGSVAQQLAVHHPDRLESLTLVATSPGGPDLPPMSVPLRDFFSEAQSPDWSDKNAAVEHIVETERHFETPEYFDEDHVRALVEQVVTRSANPASAENHAILEGAESVRARLGEIELPTLVIHGTADPLFPYAHAEALARAIPDAELLPLNGVGHQMPPRPTWDTVVPALLRHTSGGWDAQADRLAARSIESGDPTGWFDRLYSAGVAGEVPMPWDRSNAAPLLVDWAKDRSFAPGRAVVVGCGLGADAEYLASLGFTTTAFDVSPTAVEVASGRHPGSTVDYRVADLLDPPPEWPGAFDLVVEIFTVQAIPRTHRDAATAAVRRLVAPGGALLVIAGSGNGDESGPPWPLTREEVEAFACEGVEVVGIEELDRWRAEFRRRPGRLR; the protein is encoded by the coding sequence ATGGGCGAAATGCTCCGGGTGAACGGCGTGGAGCTGTGCGCCGAGACATTCGGCGAGCCGCGCGATCCGGCGATCCTGCTGATCGGCGGCGGGGGCGCGGCCATGGACTGGTGGGAGAAGGACTTCTGCGACCGGCTCACCGAGGGCATGCGGTTCGTGATCCGGTACGACAGCCGCGACACGGGTCAGTCCGTGCACTACCCGCCCGGCGCGCCCGGCTACGGATTTCCGGATCTGGTGGCCGACGCGCTCGGGGTGCTCGACGCACTCGGCGTGGCGCGGGCGCACGTCATCGGCATCTCGATGGGCGGCTCGGTCGCGCAACAGCTCGCCGTGCACCATCCGGACCGGCTCGAGTCGCTGACGCTGGTCGCGACCAGCCCCGGCGGCCCGGACCTGCCGCCGATGTCGGTGCCGCTGCGCGACTTCTTCAGCGAGGCGCAGTCGCCCGACTGGTCGGACAAGAACGCGGCGGTCGAGCACATCGTCGAGACCGAGCGGCACTTCGAGACGCCGGAGTACTTCGACGAGGACCACGTACGTGCCCTGGTCGAACAGGTCGTCACCCGCTCGGCGAACCCGGCGAGCGCCGAGAACCACGCCATCCTCGAAGGCGCCGAGTCCGTGCGGGCGAGGCTGGGCGAGATCGAGCTGCCCACGCTGGTCATCCACGGCACCGCCGACCCGCTGTTCCCCTACGCGCACGCCGAGGCGCTGGCGCGGGCGATCCCCGACGCGGAGCTGTTGCCGCTCAACGGGGTCGGGCACCAGATGCCCCCGCGCCCGACGTGGGACACCGTGGTGCCGGCCCTGCTGCGGCACACCTCGGGCGGCTGGGACGCGCAGGCCGACCGGCTCGCGGCGCGCTCGATCGAGAGCGGCGACCCGACGGGCTGGTTCGACCGGCTGTACTCCGCGGGCGTGGCCGGCGAGGTGCCGATGCCCTGGGACCGCAGCAACGCCGCACCCCTGCTCGTCGACTGGGCGAAGGACCGGTCCTTCGCGCCCGGCCGTGCCGTCGTCGTCGGCTGCGGACTGGGCGCGGATGCCGAGTACCTCGCGAGCCTCGGCTTCACCACCACCGCCTTCGACGTCTCCCCGACCGCGGTCGAGGTGGCGAGCGGCCGCCATCCCGGGTCCACAGTGGACTACCGGGTGGCGGATCTGCTCGACCCGCCACCCGAGTGGCCCGGCGCGTTCGACCTCGTCGTCGAGATCTTCACCGTGCAGGCGATCCCCCGCACGCACCGCGACGCCGCCACCGCCGCCGTCCGACGGCTGGTCGCGCCGGGCGGGGCCCTGCTCGTCATCGCCGGGTCCGGCAACGGCGATGAGAGCGGGCCGCCATGGCCGCTCACCCGCGAGGAGGTCGAGGCGTTCGCGTGCGAGGGCGTCGAAGTGGTCGGCATCGAGGAGCTGGACCGCTGGCGCGCCGAGTTCCGCCGTCGGCCGGGCAGGCTCCGCTGA
- a CDS encoding sensor histidine kinase, with amino-acid sequence MRSGAAAGHTGYFHEAGFYSTDDELLDLVVPFLEEGIAAGEPTLMAFGPANEKLVHSVMDTSRVTTIPGNEQYLRPAVAIRNYREALARHVADGATQVRVVGDVPHPGYGEPWDWWSRYEAVVNQAYEEFPIWGLCPYDTRITPEHVLGDVVRTHPMLAIADGRHVHNGEYVDPVSFLPSWRDAPRPECEDGPPMAELTNPSAAVAREAVRVALAPTSIEPARAEDFVMAVSEAVTNAFVHGKPPLRLRIWRHLDRAVVTVTDGGEGPVDLFTGLVAARESRSAGVGLWMAYQICRHVSMYGDDEGFVVRLEC; translated from the coding sequence ATGAGGTCGGGTGCCGCGGCCGGACACACCGGCTACTTCCACGAAGCGGGGTTCTACTCCACCGACGACGAGCTGCTCGACCTCGTCGTGCCGTTCCTCGAAGAGGGGATCGCGGCCGGCGAGCCGACGCTGATGGCCTTCGGCCCGGCGAACGAGAAGCTCGTGCACTCGGTGATGGACACCTCCAGGGTGACGACGATCCCCGGCAACGAGCAGTATCTGCGCCCGGCGGTCGCGATCCGGAACTACCGGGAGGCGCTGGCCCGGCACGTCGCCGACGGTGCCACGCAGGTCCGGGTGGTCGGCGACGTGCCGCATCCCGGGTACGGCGAGCCGTGGGACTGGTGGTCGCGGTACGAAGCGGTGGTCAACCAGGCCTACGAAGAGTTCCCGATCTGGGGGCTGTGCCCCTACGACACGCGGATCACGCCGGAGCACGTGCTCGGGGACGTGGTGCGCACGCACCCGATGCTGGCGATCGCGGACGGGCGGCACGTGCACAACGGCGAATACGTCGATCCGGTGAGCTTTCTCCCGTCGTGGCGGGACGCGCCGCGGCCGGAGTGCGAGGACGGGCCGCCGATGGCCGAGCTGACCAACCCGAGCGCGGCCGTCGCCCGGGAGGCCGTGCGCGTGGCGCTCGCCCCGACGAGCATCGAACCGGCGCGGGCCGAGGACTTCGTGATGGCGGTGAGCGAGGCGGTCACCAACGCCTTCGTGCACGGGAAACCCCCGCTGCGGCTGCGTATCTGGCGACACCTCGACCGCGCGGTCGTCACGGTGACCGATGGCGGGGAAGGTCCGGTCGACCTGTTCACGGGGCTGGTCGCGGCGCGGGAGAGCCGGTCGGCCGGGGTCGGGTTGTGGATGGCGTACCAGATCTGCCGGCACGTCAGCATGTACGGCGACGACGAGGGTTTCGTCGTACGGCTGGAGTGCTGA
- a CDS encoding helix-turn-helix transcriptional regulator — protein MNETSADEPTFGELLLELRRGAGLTQAELAEASGVSVRALSDLERGRARAAQRRSTEALAGALGLRGEERVTFLDRARQGRLRGARPAPRPGMVAMLPTAVPDLVGRTAELDRLRAAAVDAAGTPGGVVVSVVGHPGVGKTALAATAAHELRGEFPDGCFSIDLRGMDDKPVTPRAALDILLRALGVPVQRTPLSVVEQTTLFRSLLSGRRTMILLDNAADETQLRPLLARTTGCLTVITCRRALAGLESGRWIWLTALSRGDAASLVGTIIGDERVRAEPEGAAELAELCGNLPLAVRIAGNRLASRPHWTISHLVSLLRDEGTRLAALSAGDLRVRSAFEMSHRRLTGEARLVFQRLAVIPGPDFGVEVAAVATGLPEVAVRRYIDELVDANLLQASAEDGRYSYHDLIRLFARERLEAEEDPDDLAKVRRTVVSHLLDSAMVAAEWFHPEAVSVSRGFGSREEAGRWLDREASGWLAAHGIAARLGDRHRVVDLAEAMHWYSDVRQQQPWDEVFTLGAHAARELGDRHAEAKLLNFVGWARYMCLQDIEGGLAAHEEALALAREIGDRREETWALGYLGAVLMRLGRPEEALEHIRPAAAVSAELGFWAGQGPIRNALGQVLGAVGRPEEALAVHREVLADTELRRAEANPNTYLFFRSLIFRLIGMDLGAMGEWPEAARAHRTARSLFAEAGDPRGAAGSALDEGRAWRAAGEHARALDCLRAALSALTEPFTRWQRAQTLAELACVLELSGSRAAAREHRHDAIILCGQVGTDAAERLAAELTRSGY, from the coding sequence GTGAACGAGACATCTGCCGACGAGCCCACCTTCGGCGAGCTGCTCCTGGAGCTCCGCCGGGGAGCCGGGTTGACCCAGGCCGAGCTGGCCGAAGCCTCCGGCGTGAGCGTTCGCGCGCTCAGCGATCTCGAGCGCGGCCGGGCCCGCGCGGCGCAGCGCAGATCCACCGAAGCACTCGCCGGCGCCCTCGGGCTGCGCGGTGAGGAGCGCGTCACATTCCTCGACCGCGCCCGCCAGGGCCGCCTGCGCGGCGCCCGTCCGGCCCCGCGGCCGGGGATGGTCGCGATGCTGCCGACCGCGGTGCCCGACCTGGTCGGCCGGACCGCAGAGCTGGACCGGCTGCGCGCCGCCGCGGTCGACGCCGCCGGCACGCCGGGCGGGGTGGTGGTCTCGGTCGTCGGGCATCCCGGCGTCGGCAAGACCGCGCTCGCCGCGACCGCCGCCCACGAGCTGCGCGGGGAGTTCCCCGACGGCTGCTTCTCCATCGACCTGCGCGGGATGGACGACAAGCCGGTCACCCCGCGCGCCGCGCTCGACATCCTGCTCCGCGCGCTGGGCGTGCCGGTGCAGCGGACCCCGCTCAGCGTCGTGGAGCAGACCACCTTGTTCCGCTCGCTGCTGTCCGGGCGCCGCACGATGATCCTGCTCGACAACGCCGCCGACGAGACGCAGCTGCGCCCGCTGCTCGCCAGGACCACCGGCTGCCTCACGGTGATCACTTGCCGGCGCGCGCTCGCCGGGCTCGAGTCGGGCCGCTGGATCTGGCTCACCGCGCTCAGCCGCGGCGACGCGGCCTCCCTCGTCGGCACGATCATCGGCGACGAGCGGGTCCGGGCCGAGCCGGAGGGCGCGGCCGAACTGGCGGAACTGTGCGGAAACCTGCCGCTCGCGGTGCGCATCGCCGGGAACCGGCTGGCGAGCAGGCCGCACTGGACGATCTCGCACCTGGTCTCGCTGCTGCGCGACGAGGGCACCCGGCTGGCCGCGCTCTCGGCTGGCGACCTGCGCGTGCGTTCGGCGTTCGAGATGTCACACCGGCGCCTGACCGGGGAGGCGCGCCTGGTGTTCCAGCGGCTCGCCGTGATCCCCGGGCCGGACTTCGGGGTGGAGGTCGCGGCCGTCGCCACCGGCCTGCCGGAGGTGGCGGTGCGGCGCTACATCGACGAGCTGGTCGACGCGAACCTGCTGCAGGCCTCCGCGGAGGACGGCCGCTACTCCTACCACGACCTGATCAGGCTGTTCGCCCGTGAGCGGCTGGAGGCGGAGGAGGACCCCGACGATCTCGCGAAGGTCCGCCGCACGGTGGTGAGTCATCTGCTCGACAGCGCGATGGTCGCCGCCGAGTGGTTCCACCCCGAGGCCGTGAGCGTCTCGCGTGGCTTCGGCTCCCGTGAGGAAGCGGGCCGCTGGCTCGACCGCGAGGCCTCGGGCTGGCTCGCCGCCCACGGCATCGCCGCCCGACTCGGCGATCGGCACCGGGTGGTGGACCTGGCCGAGGCGATGCACTGGTACTCCGACGTCCGCCAGCAGCAGCCGTGGGACGAGGTGTTCACGCTGGGGGCGCACGCGGCGCGCGAGCTGGGGGACCGGCACGCCGAGGCGAAGCTGCTCAACTTCGTCGGCTGGGCGCGCTACATGTGCCTGCAGGACATCGAGGGCGGGCTCGCCGCGCACGAGGAGGCGCTGGCGCTCGCGCGCGAGATCGGGGACCGGCGCGAGGAGACCTGGGCGCTGGGCTACCTCGGCGCCGTGCTGATGCGGCTCGGTCGGCCGGAGGAGGCGCTCGAGCACATCAGGCCCGCCGCCGCGGTTTCCGCCGAACTCGGGTTCTGGGCCGGGCAGGGCCCGATCCGCAACGCACTCGGCCAGGTGCTCGGCGCCGTCGGGCGGCCCGAGGAGGCGCTGGCCGTGCACCGGGAGGTCCTCGCCGACACCGAGCTGCGCCGCGCCGAGGCCAACCCGAACACCTACCTGTTCTTCCGGTCCCTCATCTTCCGCCTGATCGGGATGGATCTGGGGGCGATGGGGGAATGGCCGGAGGCCGCACGGGCACATCGCACCGCCCGTTCGCTGTTCGCGGAAGCCGGTGACCCGAGGGGCGCGGCGGGGTCCGCATTGGACGAGGGCAGAGCCTGGCGTGCGGCGGGCGAACACGCGCGGGCGCTGGACTGCCTGCGTGCCGCGCTGAGCGCGTTGACCGAACCGTTCACGCGGTGGCAGCGCGCACAGACTCTCGCGGAACTGGCGTGCGTGCTGGAGCTGAGCGGGAGCCGCGCCGCCGCACGGGAGCACCGGCACGACGCGATCATCCTTTGTGGACAGGTGGGAACCGACGCCGCCGAACGGCTGGCGGCCGAGCTCACCCGCTCCGGATACTGA
- a CDS encoding winged helix-turn-helix transcriptional regulator, with the protein MALKSDYSTQECSIARALEVVGERWTLLIVRDCFLGLRRFSDFQRHLGIPKAVLTVRLERLVEAGILERHEYRPGRHEYQLVRKGLDLWPALHALNTWGNQNLAPNGARSVFLHAECGDALVAGGFCANCRRLPAATEIEYQPGPGRAPDPDDPVEQALRPGHRLLEPLVLA; encoded by the coding sequence ATGGCTCTCAAGTCCGACTACTCGACCCAGGAGTGCTCCATAGCGCGCGCACTGGAGGTCGTCGGCGAACGCTGGACGCTGCTCATCGTTCGAGACTGTTTCCTCGGCCTGCGGCGCTTCTCGGATTTCCAGCGACACCTGGGTATTCCGAAGGCCGTGTTGACGGTCCGCCTGGAGCGGCTGGTGGAGGCGGGCATCCTCGAACGGCACGAGTACCGCCCCGGGCGTCACGAGTACCAGCTCGTCCGAAAAGGTCTGGACCTCTGGCCGGCTCTGCACGCGCTCAACACGTGGGGGAACCAGAACCTGGCGCCCAACGGCGCGCGCTCGGTGTTCCTGCACGCAGAGTGCGGCGACGCACTGGTAGCGGGCGGCTTCTGCGCGAATTGCCGCCGCCTCCCCGCCGCGACGGAGATCGAGTACCAACCCGGCCCCGGCCGCGCACCGGATCCGGATGATCCGGTGGAGCAGGCGCTGCGTCCAGGGCACCGGCTGCTGGAGCCGCTGGTGCTGGCCTGA
- a CDS encoding type 1 periplasmic-binding domain-containing protein, which produces MPEDNFKDFTAAFKQQEGADPGTYSPEGYDVATILLKGIDSGAKDRAGLLDFVKDYDGQGLTKHFKWDTKGELADTPVWSYRVQNGKIVNNGEISGACPADGGTRRASGPAPRCRPLRRPRTRTPRPPRG; this is translated from the coding sequence GTGCCCGAGGACAACTTCAAGGACTTCACCGCCGCCTTCAAGCAGCAGGAGGGCGCCGACCCCGGCACGTACTCGCCGGAGGGCTACGACGTCGCGACGATCCTGCTCAAGGGCATCGACTCGGGTGCCAAGGACCGCGCGGGGCTGCTGGACTTCGTCAAGGACTACGACGGCCAGGGCCTGACCAAGCACTTCAAGTGGGACACCAAGGGCGAGCTCGCGGACACGCCCGTGTGGAGCTACCGCGTGCAGAACGGCAAGATCGTCAACAACGGCGAGATCAGCGGAGCCTGCCCGGCCGACGGCGGAACTCGGCGCGCCAGCGGTCCAGCTCCTCGATGCCGACCACTTCGACGCCCTCGCACGCGAACGCCTCGACCTCCTCGCGGGTGA
- a CDS encoding helix-turn-helix transcriptional regulator, with protein MSIGIARMEDTGTTHPTFGRLPSAVPVGVLAADPLLRSGLVSALRGQPGIRLVEGELHQPGVLVAVTDDIRTLPYLVGDSARHARLVLVAEPPQPGELWAAIESGLVVLVPRKEATAERLRKAITDAHQGRGHLPPEQLGQMLQGLARLHRDVLVPHDLTPTGLSSRETTVLRLLAEGRDTAEIAAEMAYSERTVKNILHKLTTRLGLRNRTHAVSYALRHGLI; from the coding sequence ATGTCAATCGGTATCGCCCGGATGGAGGACACGGGCACCACACATCCCACCTTTGGCCGGCTTCCCTCCGCTGTGCCCGTCGGAGTGCTGGCCGCCGACCCCCTGCTGCGATCGGGTCTGGTCAGCGCCCTGCGCGGCCAGCCGGGGATCCGGCTCGTCGAAGGCGAACTGCACCAGCCCGGCGTCCTGGTCGCCGTCACCGACGACATCCGTACCCTGCCGTACCTGGTCGGTGACTCCGCCCGGCACGCGCGCCTGGTCCTCGTCGCGGAGCCACCGCAGCCGGGCGAGCTGTGGGCGGCGATCGAGAGCGGCCTGGTCGTCCTCGTGCCGCGGAAGGAGGCCACCGCCGAACGGTTGCGCAAGGCGATCACCGATGCGCACCAGGGCCGCGGGCACCTGCCGCCCGAGCAGCTGGGACAGATGCTGCAGGGCCTTGCCCGGCTGCACCGGGACGTCCTGGTGCCGCACGACCTGACCCCGACGGGACTCTCCAGCCGCGAGACGACCGTGCTGCGGCTGCTCGCCGAGGGGCGGGACACCGCCGAGATCGCGGCCGAGATGGCCTACTCGGAACGAACCGTGAAGAACATCCTGCACAAGCTCACGACCAGGCTGGGCCTGCGCAACCGCACGCACGCGGTGTCCTACGCACTGCGTCACGGCCTCATCTGA
- a CDS encoding SAM-dependent methyltransferase has product MSGAPPTPSPRQVPVGVDPNRPSIARIYDGFLGGKDHYEVDRTVMTKINQAVPEAVDIAKGNRGFLNRACRFLAGQTGIEQYLDCGSGLPTAENTHQIVQRSNSDARVVYVDNDPVVLAHGRALLEENENVHMVEADIFTPSAVLKNDIVVKHIDFSQPVVLLHVGTLHHFEGDGGPAVMQEYIDALAPGSYVVFSHFYDPEVPELTQLAKRIEEILVHGPMGAGRFRTKDEIVAMLPGLEIIKPNATTAPGLVACDEWWPDGPRLTPLSKAAHCIAGIVARKP; this is encoded by the coding sequence ATGTCCGGTGCACCGCCCACCCCATCACCGAGGCAGGTCCCCGTCGGCGTGGATCCCAACAGGCCGAGCATCGCCCGGATCTACGACGGGTTCCTCGGTGGCAAGGACCACTACGAGGTCGACCGCACGGTGATGACCAAGATCAACCAGGCGGTGCCGGAGGCGGTGGACATCGCCAAGGGCAACCGCGGGTTCCTGAACCGGGCCTGCCGGTTCCTGGCCGGGCAGACCGGTATCGAGCAGTACCTCGACTGCGGTTCGGGACTGCCCACCGCGGAGAACACGCACCAGATCGTGCAGCGGAGCAACTCCGACGCGCGGGTCGTCTATGTGGACAACGACCCGGTGGTGCTGGCCCACGGGCGGGCGCTGCTGGAGGAGAACGAGAACGTCCACATGGTCGAGGCGGACATCTTCACCCCGTCCGCGGTGCTGAAGAACGACATCGTCGTCAAGCACATCGACTTCTCGCAGCCGGTCGTCCTGCTGCACGTCGGTACCCTGCACCACTTCGAGGGCGACGGCGGGCCCGCCGTCATGCAGGAGTACATCGACGCGCTCGCGCCCGGTTCGTACGTGGTGTTCTCGCACTTCTACGACCCCGAGGTGCCCGAGCTGACCCAGCTGGCAAAGCGGATCGAGGAAATCCTCGTGCACGGGCCGATGGGGGCGGGCCGGTTCCGCACGAAGGACGAGATCGTCGCCATGCTGCCCGGCCTGGAGATCATCAAGCCCAACGCGACCACCGCGCCCGGCCTCGTCGCCTGCGACGAGTGGTGGCCGGACGGCCCGCGGCTGACGCCGCTCAGCAAGGCCGCGCACTGCATCGCGGGCATCGTCGCGCGCAAGCCCTGA
- a CDS encoding MFS transporter: protein MVQSPDRTVVTAAAGTLLAMLSFTAPLVTIQQTATGLGAGASGQTWMLSSMSLGLTVAMLTAGTAGDDFGRRRVFVGGAALLTIASVASALAPTTLVFVLARVFAGFGAAAVLACSLALIGHALPPGHARVRAMGLWGASMGAGLAIGPFVASLCAMGSNWRLTYWIGAVLTAALAVGGRTVLAESTSGRSRRVDVPGVVLLAAGLASLLAGLTEGRGGWDEPLVLVLLVVGIVVLVAFLVVEWRSRAPMIDLSLFRRRALLSATAVSFANGVGITAAMSFLPTVLQRGLGESSLVASGFLLVWSVTSVAASMSARLLGARVPPGARMAGGLILTALGLLALMGLANRVELVAGLFLAGIGTGLVNATVGGEAVASVPAHRAGMGSGINNTSRYLGAALGVTVVFVLSVHSGQANLLSGWGVSAVVCAVVSLAGAVAALGLRAKEPVAASLPRAGAR from the coding sequence ATGGTTCAATCACCAGACCGAACCGTGGTGACCGCCGCGGCCGGCACGCTCCTGGCGATGCTGTCGTTCACGGCGCCGCTCGTGACCATCCAGCAGACCGCCACGGGGCTGGGCGCCGGCGCGTCCGGCCAGACGTGGATGCTCAGCTCGATGAGCCTCGGTCTCACGGTCGCGATGCTCACCGCGGGCACGGCCGGTGACGACTTCGGGCGGCGTCGCGTGTTCGTCGGGGGTGCCGCGCTGCTGACCATCGCGTCGGTCGCGAGCGCTCTCGCGCCGACGACACTGGTGTTCGTGCTCGCCCGGGTGTTCGCGGGTTTCGGTGCGGCGGCGGTGCTGGCGTGCAGTCTCGCACTGATCGGTCACGCGCTGCCGCCGGGTCACGCGCGGGTGCGCGCGATGGGACTGTGGGGCGCGAGCATGGGCGCCGGCCTCGCGATCGGGCCGTTCGTGGCTTCGCTGTGTGCGATGGGATCGAACTGGCGACTGACCTACTGGATCGGCGCCGTGCTGACGGCGGCGCTCGCGGTCGGTGGGCGCACGGTGCTCGCCGAATCGACCTCCGGCCGCTCGCGCCGGGTGGACGTGCCGGGCGTGGTGCTGCTCGCGGCGGGGCTGGCCAGTCTGCTCGCCGGGCTGACCGAGGGGCGTGGCGGCTGGGATGAACCACTCGTGCTGGTGCTGCTCGTGGTGGGAATCGTCGTACTGGTGGCGTTCCTGGTCGTCGAGTGGCGCTCGCGCGCCCCGATGATCGACTTGTCGCTTTTCCGTCGGCGGGCACTGCTTTCGGCGACGGCGGTCAGCTTCGCGAACGGCGTCGGCATCACGGCGGCGATGTCCTTCCTGCCGACGGTGCTGCAGCGCGGGCTGGGTGAGTCCTCCCTGGTGGCGTCGGGGTTTCTGCTGGTGTGGTCGGTGACGAGCGTCGCGGCGTCGATGAGCGCGCGGCTGCTGGGTGCGCGCGTGCCGCCGGGCGCGCGGATGGCGGGCGGACTGATCCTGACCGCGTTGGGGCTGCTGGCTTTGATGGGGCTGGCGAACCGGGTGGAGCTGGTGGCCGGGCTGTTCCTCGCGGGCATCGGCACGGGCCTGGTGAACGCGACCGTCGGCGGCGAGGCGGTGGCGAGTGTGCCGGCGCACCGGGCGGGCATGGGGAGCGGGATCAACAACACGAGCCGCTATCTGGGTGCGGCGCTCGGAGTGACCGTCGTGTTCGTGCTCAGCGTCCACAGTGGACAAGCGAACCTGCTGTCCGGGTGGGGTGTCTCGGCGGTCGTATGTGCGGTGGTGTCCCTCGCCGGGGCGGTCGCGGCGCTCGGTCTGCGCGCGAAGGAGCCCGTCGCCGCAAGCCTTCCCCGAGCCGGCGCGCGGTGA